The following are encoded together in the Halomonas halophila genome:
- a CDS encoding DUF4123 domain-containing protein, with product MIRSDRITHVLVDGVRYPDALRRLYARDDLAEIEPLYLMTRFKDLAEQGPILVAPRGRGFVDEILAEGDGELTRAMSLLTASATTEALGDHLLRFVEAEIDGISRLVRFADPLVLRHWLASFGDIVPAEVMGPIHAWRVAHWAPAWGATAAPQWRVFEASESSVLEAGRGTPVPAMMGAPQQEALEAVARWQFKERLSAYFSRHLGEAWAEVPLDRRGDWLDARLDDAQAWGAQTERQFAIWCELALRRGETFMTASDGLYARWVAGDASRGELPRQQQLYALDDWSRSEAADQQNGNRTTRMSSHD from the coding sequence ATGATACGGTCGGATCGCATCACGCATGTACTGGTGGATGGAGTGCGCTACCCGGATGCGCTCAGGCGGCTCTATGCGCGAGACGATCTGGCCGAGATCGAGCCGCTCTACCTGATGACGCGTTTCAAGGATCTTGCCGAGCAGGGGCCGATTCTGGTGGCGCCGCGGGGTCGGGGCTTCGTCGACGAGATCCTGGCCGAGGGCGACGGCGAGCTAACCCGCGCCATGTCGCTGCTGACCGCTTCGGCGACCACCGAGGCCCTGGGCGACCATCTGCTTCGATTCGTCGAGGCGGAGATCGACGGCATCTCCCGGCTGGTGAGGTTCGCCGACCCGTTGGTGCTGCGGCACTGGCTGGCGAGCTTCGGCGACATCGTGCCGGCCGAGGTCATGGGCCCCATCCACGCCTGGCGAGTGGCACACTGGGCCCCGGCCTGGGGCGCGACGGCCGCGCCGCAATGGCGAGTCTTCGAAGCGAGCGAGTCTTCAGTGCTGGAGGCAGGGCGGGGGACGCCTGTGCCCGCTATGATGGGCGCGCCGCAGCAAGAGGCGCTGGAGGCGGTGGCGCGCTGGCAGTTCAAGGAGCGACTATCGGCGTATTTCAGCCGCCATCTCGGCGAGGCCTGGGCGGAGGTGCCGCTCGACCGGCGCGGCGATTGGCTGGACGCCCGTCTGGATGATGCCCAGGCCTGGGGGGCGCAGACCGAACGCCAGTTCGCCATCTGGTGCGAGCTCGCCCTGCGCCGGGGGGAGACGTTCATGACGGCGAGCGATGGCCTCTACGCGCGCTGGGTGGCGGGCGACGCGTCTCGGGGCGAGCTTCCCCGCCAGCAGCAACTCTATGCACTCGATGACTGGAGCCGCTCGGAGGCGGCGGATCAGCAGAACGGAAACCGGACCACAAGGATGTCATCCCATGACTGA
- a CDS encoding T6SS effector BTH_I2691 family protein produces MTDRHAQQDARDAEFGETPLGSASMCPLYREGAIFPVRYAIDETSSESEDIQGPHPLAEGWDDHGYPALQTRSYCLRQLRDGWLYVWDEVDRTFHEYRIEGHRFTRIVWPENINDTRPDVREGDGGGESKPYLLYPCRSRIWLAYSSVQWTWRICEHLRSNVDSRERFMRKLDVRSAVEAPGSVAHVGPLTELGQHVADVTPQGAARDFESATVMTRALTEEEQEGSEESAYTTLAFKPEISQDAVLAQVPDKDEALFVALDDDLGIANDLTMQLLGVEMAREQFEDEHGHRLNTALMVQRLCGIDESDLPEAVRDDPEQQRRAIELLDQHYRLKQSDELSTAVNRGSPFDSAIRANANANNRQAQLEAYEAELAELGIEPRDDDDFREWKAKAIWRNDVDYEGALAFIDERQPELERLQLHCRRNREDLTTWLDRLPTSAQALCFDGCNVLQTRALIEFTRMVSEALGASEEGQQWMTERAQQRDNLVGLALFNFSPELEQALTQVAHDFIETEESDGPSVSDAANVASRANETKGVLDLKSVRDSSAFQALAPHVQEFLDTLVTAVQGPAKLAWEGLAYQVLPAVGAGASVSAERLAQGLSQTMQAAFVHPDNAAKNTQLVRDGDFEARHRRWRGNVVRRQNSIRGLRIALARPAAPHDRAAQLKDLNGQQQELDELMTREPKQFVAHQAGSSGGPSETLGFDELREQNRLKLQEGAAAAQARMRGWMNRYGGGLPLLIAGLNLLNVGNTLATIERDGMDSNTRQSLISGLGYTTNAVMALWVVPYWNKHAERVGALSKGTFELAKKGIREWRQLKNWSFVRTAAKLTTRVAGMAVFGAIGALTEALQIWGQLGSTTSTEESLALRAKFTSTVAMGLLSGAQFVGALLGRWIAFAWIMAPWTVWVFAIAGVVYLFSSFIAGHYHREGMRLWLYRSGWGNSPQWSDDDEGQADEWRALLETLYQPSARLEPVTTLGYRGRAPVQVHQGYWLKIALPSMLLGEKLKLSHNASRGFWAPASSFEDRTERLPDELPGLADYDPQETRVWQAWLPADVQAPEAEFSLSIDYPATLLSSPNGADFVFYKPEADAGGFTLEPAENAIGRQAMGRMFNLTVPA; encoded by the coding sequence ATGACTGATCGACACGCCCAGCAGGACGCGCGCGATGCCGAATTCGGCGAGACCCCGTTAGGCTCGGCGAGTATGTGCCCGCTGTATCGCGAGGGGGCCATCTTCCCGGTGCGCTATGCCATCGATGAAACGTCGAGCGAGTCCGAGGACATCCAGGGGCCGCACCCGCTGGCCGAAGGATGGGACGATCACGGCTATCCGGCCCTGCAGACGCGCAGCTACTGCCTGCGTCAGCTGCGTGACGGCTGGCTGTACGTCTGGGATGAGGTGGACCGCACCTTCCACGAGTACCGCATCGAAGGGCATCGGTTCACGCGCATCGTCTGGCCCGAGAACATCAACGACACCCGCCCCGACGTGCGCGAGGGGGATGGTGGTGGCGAGAGCAAGCCGTACCTGCTGTACCCCTGCCGCAGCCGTATCTGGCTGGCCTATTCCTCGGTGCAATGGACCTGGCGCATCTGCGAGCACCTGCGCTCTAACGTGGACTCCCGAGAGCGCTTCATGCGCAAGCTCGACGTGCGCTCGGCCGTCGAGGCACCCGGCAGCGTTGCCCATGTGGGGCCGCTGACGGAGCTTGGCCAGCACGTGGCCGATGTGACGCCGCAGGGGGCGGCTCGCGATTTCGAATCCGCCACGGTGATGACGAGAGCGCTCACCGAGGAAGAACAGGAAGGATCCGAGGAGTCGGCTTATACCACCCTGGCATTCAAGCCCGAGATCAGCCAGGACGCGGTGCTGGCCCAGGTGCCCGACAAGGATGAGGCCCTGTTCGTGGCGCTGGATGACGATCTTGGCATTGCTAACGACCTGACCATGCAGCTGCTGGGTGTGGAAATGGCTCGCGAGCAGTTCGAGGACGAGCATGGGCATCGCCTCAATACTGCGCTGATGGTGCAACGGCTGTGCGGTATCGATGAGAGCGATCTTCCCGAAGCCGTGCGTGACGATCCCGAGCAACAGCGCCGGGCTATCGAATTGCTGGACCAGCATTATCGCCTTAAACAGAGCGACGAACTGTCGACGGCGGTTAACCGGGGTAGCCCTTTCGATTCGGCGATCCGCGCGAATGCCAATGCCAACAATCGTCAGGCTCAGCTGGAAGCTTACGAAGCCGAGCTGGCCGAGCTTGGGATCGAACCTCGCGACGATGACGACTTTCGGGAGTGGAAGGCCAAGGCGATCTGGCGCAACGATGTGGATTACGAAGGAGCATTGGCCTTCATCGATGAGCGGCAGCCAGAACTCGAGCGCCTGCAGCTGCATTGCCGTCGCAATCGCGAGGACCTGACCACTTGGCTGGATCGCCTGCCGACATCGGCCCAGGCGCTGTGCTTCGATGGCTGCAATGTGTTGCAGACTCGGGCACTCATCGAGTTCACACGGATGGTGAGCGAGGCACTCGGTGCCAGTGAGGAAGGACAACAGTGGATGACCGAGCGGGCGCAGCAGCGCGACAACTTGGTGGGGCTGGCGCTGTTCAATTTCTCGCCCGAACTGGAACAGGCCCTCACCCAAGTGGCACATGACTTTATCGAGACCGAAGAGTCGGACGGCCCATCGGTATCGGACGCCGCAAACGTGGCTTCTCGGGCAAACGAGACAAAGGGCGTGCTTGATCTCAAAAGCGTTCGTGACAGTAGCGCCTTCCAAGCCCTGGCGCCGCATGTCCAGGAGTTCCTGGATACTCTGGTCACGGCCGTGCAAGGACCGGCCAAGCTCGCTTGGGAAGGGCTAGCCTACCAAGTGTTACCTGCGGTGGGCGCGGGCGCTTCAGTCAGTGCCGAGCGTCTTGCTCAGGGGCTCTCTCAGACCATGCAAGCGGCTTTCGTGCATCCCGATAACGCCGCCAAAAACACCCAACTGGTCCGGGATGGAGACTTCGAGGCTCGCCACCGTCGTTGGCGGGGCAATGTCGTGCGCCGTCAAAACAGCATTCGTGGCCTGAGAATAGCGCTAGCACGTCCAGCTGCGCCACATGACCGTGCTGCGCAGTTGAAGGATCTCAATGGCCAGCAGCAGGAGCTCGATGAGCTGATGACCCGTGAGCCGAAGCAGTTCGTCGCTCATCAGGCAGGAAGCTCCGGTGGGCCGAGCGAAACTCTAGGCTTTGATGAGTTGCGTGAACAGAATCGGCTCAAGCTTCAGGAAGGTGCCGCCGCTGCCCAGGCTCGAATGCGGGGGTGGATGAATCGCTATGGTGGTGGGCTACCGCTGTTGATCGCCGGGCTGAATCTGCTGAACGTCGGCAACACCCTCGCCACCATTGAGCGCGACGGCATGGATAGTAATACCCGGCAATCCCTGATCAGCGGCTTGGGTTACACGACCAACGCGGTAATGGCGCTATGGGTGGTGCCGTACTGGAACAAGCATGCTGAACGTGTGGGGGCATTAAGCAAAGGAACCTTTGAGTTAGCTAAAAAAGGCATTCGTGAATGGCGCCAGTTAAAAAATTGGTCCTTTGTCCGAACAGCCGCCAAACTGACCACCCGTGTGGCCGGCATGGCGGTGTTTGGGGCAATTGGGGCGTTAACAGAAGCGTTGCAAATTTGGGGTCAGCTTGGTTCTACAACCAGTACCGAAGAGAGCTTAGCGCTGCGAGCAAAATTCACGAGTACTGTCGCGATGGGGCTTTTATCAGGCGCACAGTTTGTTGGAGCCCTGTTGGGCAGGTGGATCGCTTTCGCCTGGATCATGGCACCTTGGACAGTCTGGGTCTTCGCCATCGCCGGGGTGGTGTATCTTTTCTCCTCCTTTATCGCGGGACATTATCACCGCGAGGGTATGCGTCTTTGGCTCTACCGGAGTGGTTGGGGGAATTCCCCTCAGTGGTCAGATGATGACGAAGGTCAAGCTGACGAATGGCGCGCCCTGTTGGAAACCCTCTACCAACCATCAGCCCGCCTGGAGCCGGTAACCACCCTTGGTTACCGCGGGCGGGCACCGGTTCAGGTCCATCAAGGGTACTGGCTCAAGATTGCGCTGCCCTCGATGCTGTTGGGGGAAAAGCTCAAGCTCTCTCATAATGCGAGCCGAGGCTTCTGGGCGCCGGCTTCAAGTTTCGAGGATCGAACTGAGCGTTTGCCCGATGAACTGCCGGGATTGGCGGACTACGATCCGCAGGAGACCCGTGTCTGGCAGGCCTGGCTGCCTGCCGATGTACAAGCCCCGGAGGCGGAATTTTCGTTGTCGATTGATTATCCGGCGACGCTACTGAGCTCCCCTAATGGCGCTGACTTTGTATTTTATAAGCCAGAGGCAGATGCGGGTGGTTTTACCCTGGAGCCGGCGGAGAATGCCATTGGTCGCCAAGCGATGGGCCGAATGTTCAATCTGACGGTCCCGGCTTGA
- the asd gene encoding archaetidylserine decarboxylase (Phosphatidylserine decarboxylase is synthesized as a single chain precursor. Generation of the pyruvoyl active site from a Ser is coupled to cleavage of a Gly-Ser bond between the larger (beta) and smaller (alpha chains). It is an integral membrane protein.), with translation MTPAKLFALIQYPLPHHLLSRLIGRLADCRVSWVKDLAIRAFIRQFKVDMGEAHQPDPSAYPSFNEFFTRPLKDGARPIGEGLVSPADGTLSQFGRLEHGRLIQAKGHDFTAADLLGGDLEAAGRYRDGSFATVYLSPSDYHRVHMPVAGTLREMVYVPGRLFSVNAATTHHVPNLFARNERLVCHFDTEHGPMALVLVGAMIVAAIETVWAGQITPLPRGGVQRIRFDTPVHLEKGEEMGRFKLGSTVVMTFAEPVDFNGLDAEQTVRMGQRLGKFD, from the coding sequence GTGACCCCAGCCAAGCTGTTCGCCCTGATCCAGTATCCCCTGCCCCACCACCTGCTCTCGCGGCTGATCGGCCGGCTCGCCGACTGCCGGGTGTCCTGGGTCAAGGACCTCGCCATTCGCGCCTTTATCCGCCAGTTCAAGGTGGACATGGGCGAGGCCCACCAGCCGGACCCGAGCGCCTATCCGAGCTTCAACGAGTTCTTCACGCGGCCGCTGAAGGACGGCGCCCGCCCCATCGGCGAGGGGCTGGTCTCGCCGGCCGACGGCACCCTCTCGCAGTTCGGGCGCCTCGAGCACGGCCGGCTGATCCAGGCCAAGGGCCACGATTTCACCGCCGCCGACCTGCTGGGCGGCGACCTGGAAGCCGCCGGGCGCTATCGCGACGGCAGCTTCGCCACCGTCTATCTCTCGCCCAGCGACTACCATCGCGTGCACATGCCGGTGGCCGGCACGCTCAGGGAGATGGTCTACGTGCCGGGCCGACTGTTCTCGGTCAACGCCGCCACCACCCACCACGTGCCCAACCTCTTCGCCCGCAACGAGCGCCTGGTGTGCCACTTCGACACCGAGCACGGTCCCATGGCGCTGGTGCTGGTCGGCGCCATGATCGTCGCCGCCATCGAGACCGTGTGGGCCGGGCAAATCACGCCCCTGCCCCGTGGCGGCGTGCAGCGCATCCGCTTCGACACCCCGGTGCATCTCGAGAAGGGCGAGGAGATGGGCCGCTTCAAGCTCGGCTCCACCGTGGTGATGACCTTCGCCGAGCCGGTCGATTTCAACGGCCTGGACGCGGAACAGACGGTCAGGATGGGCCAGCGGCTCGGCAAGTTCGACTGA
- a CDS encoding sulfurtransferase, with translation MSSEDNLLPLIIEPEQLEAQLDAPSLLIIDVPLKAESHEQGHVPGAVYLDPKRLLRGEGDVPNEAPDAEALSALFSSLGLTRDTHVVAYDDEGGGWAGRLLWTLELIGHTRYSYLNGGIHAWRAAGLPTSTETTAPAPSDYRAEILHPEVAIDRVELTERLGEKGFAIWDARTRAEYDGEKGDNKRLGHIPGAVNLDWLDAMDKARDLRIRDYAELITELETLGLTPDMEVVTHCQTHHRSGLTWLVGKALGFGKMRAYPGSWKEWGNRDDTPIEK, from the coding sequence ATGAGTTCAGAAGACAACCTGCTGCCGCTGATCATCGAGCCCGAGCAGCTCGAAGCGCAGCTGGACGCCCCTTCGCTGCTGATCATCGACGTGCCGCTGAAGGCCGAAAGCCATGAGCAGGGCCACGTGCCCGGAGCCGTCTATCTGGACCCCAAGCGGCTGCTCCGCGGCGAGGGCGACGTGCCCAACGAGGCGCCGGACGCCGAGGCGCTGTCGGCGCTGTTCTCCTCGCTGGGGCTGACCCGGGACACCCACGTGGTGGCCTACGACGACGAGGGCGGCGGCTGGGCCGGCCGGCTGCTGTGGACCCTGGAGCTGATCGGCCACACCCGCTACTCCTATCTCAACGGCGGCATCCACGCCTGGCGCGCCGCCGGGCTGCCGACCTCCACCGAGACGACCGCCCCCGCGCCCAGCGACTATCGGGCCGAGATCCTCCATCCCGAGGTGGCCATCGACCGCGTCGAGCTGACCGAGCGCCTGGGCGAGAAGGGCTTCGCGATCTGGGACGCCCGCACCCGCGCCGAGTACGACGGCGAAAAGGGCGACAACAAGCGCCTCGGCCACATCCCCGGCGCGGTGAACCTGGACTGGCTCGACGCCATGGACAAGGCGCGCGACCTGCGCATCCGCGACTACGCGGAGCTCATCACCGAGCTCGAGACGCTGGGCCTGACGCCGGATATGGAAGTGGTCACTCACTGCCAGACCCACCACCGCAGCGGCCTCACCTGGCTGGTGGGCAAGGCGCTCGGCTTCGGGAAGATGCGCGCCTATCCCGGCTCCTGGAAGGAATGGGGCAACCGCGACGACACGCCGATCGAGAAATAA
- the rsgA gene encoding small ribosomal subunit biogenesis GTPase RsgA, with product MSKRKLTRQQRWRIEKIQAERAKRADKRGQQDADKLDAGEYGAEQPGRVIAHFGRTLDVRPEGDGDPVRCHLRANLEGLVTGDRVIWRAGEDGSGVVVARGERASVLERPDSRGQLKPVAANIDQILIVFAVEPEPHANLIDRYLVAAEATGIAPVLVLNKADLLPEDGGELGALLERYAALGYPVVTTTTARDGGLDALHRRLAGRTSVFVGQSGVGKSSLIDRLLPDEELRIGALSEDSRKGRHTTTTARLYRFASSEQDDAEAGELIDSPGIREFGLIHLDEEQVAEGFIEFREHLGRCRFRDCRHRKEPGCALLAAVESGEIHADRFASYRRIVDSLEES from the coding sequence ATGAGCAAACGCAAGTTGACCCGCCAGCAGCGCTGGCGCATCGAGAAGATCCAGGCCGAACGCGCCAAGCGTGCCGACAAGCGCGGCCAGCAGGATGCCGACAAGCTCGACGCCGGCGAATACGGCGCCGAACAGCCCGGACGGGTGATCGCTCACTTCGGCCGCACCCTGGACGTGCGCCCGGAGGGCGACGGCGATCCGGTGCGCTGCCACCTGCGCGCCAACCTGGAAGGGCTGGTCACCGGCGACCGGGTGATCTGGCGCGCCGGCGAGGACGGCAGCGGCGTGGTGGTGGCCCGCGGCGAGCGCGCCAGCGTGCTCGAGCGCCCCGACTCCCGGGGACAGCTCAAGCCGGTGGCCGCCAACATCGACCAGATCCTGATCGTGTTCGCCGTGGAGCCCGAGCCCCACGCCAACCTCATCGATCGCTACCTGGTGGCCGCCGAGGCCACCGGCATCGCGCCGGTGCTGGTGCTCAACAAGGCCGACCTGCTGCCCGAGGACGGCGGCGAGCTCGGCGCGCTGCTGGAACGCTACGCGGCACTCGGCTATCCGGTGGTGACCACCACCACCGCCCGCGACGGCGGCCTGGACGCCCTCCATCGGCGGCTGGCCGGCCGCACCTCGGTGTTCGTCGGCCAGAGCGGCGTCGGCAAGTCCTCGCTCATCGACCGCCTGCTGCCGGACGAGGAACTGCGCATCGGCGCGCTGTCCGAGGACTCGCGCAAGGGCCGCCACACTACCACCACCGCCCGGCTCTACCGCTTCGCCTCCAGCGAGCAGGACGACGCCGAGGCCGGCGAGTTGATCGACTCCCCCGGCATCCGCGAGTTCGGCCTGATCCACCTGGACGAGGAGCAGGTCGCCGAGGGCTTCATCGAGTTCCGCGAGCACCTCGGCCGCTGCCGCTTCCGCGACTGCCGCCACCGCAAGGAGCCGGGCTGCGCGCTGCTGGCCGCTGTCGAGAGCGGCGAGATTCACGCCGACCGCTTTGCCAGCTACCGCCGTATCGTCGATAGTCTCGAAGAGAGCTGA
- the orn gene encoding oligoribonuclease, with product MAANQDAQDPRTQRLVWIDLEMTGLDPNRERIIEVATLVTDAELNVVAEGPVIAVHQPDALLEGMDDWNQKTHGASGLVSRVKASTVDTAKAEQETLAFLKAHVAPGSSPMCGNSIHQDRRFLEREMPELLAFFHYRNLDVSTVKELAKRWNPGALVGFSKRNVHLAMDDIKESIAELSHYRQTFLRLEDEDGDEEE from the coding sequence ATGGCCGCGAACCAAGATGCTCAGGATCCGCGCACCCAGCGCCTGGTGTGGATCGACCTGGAAATGACCGGGCTCGACCCGAACCGCGAACGCATCATCGAGGTGGCCACCCTGGTCACCGACGCCGAGCTCAACGTGGTCGCCGAGGGGCCGGTGATCGCCGTCCACCAGCCGGACGCCCTGCTCGAGGGCATGGACGACTGGAACCAGAAGACCCACGGCGCCTCGGGGCTGGTCTCGCGGGTCAAGGCCAGCACCGTCGATACCGCCAAGGCCGAGCAGGAGACGCTGGCGTTCCTGAAGGCGCACGTGGCGCCGGGCAGCTCGCCGATGTGCGGCAACAGCATCCACCAGGATCGCCGCTTCCTCGAGCGCGAGATGCCCGAGCTGCTGGCCTTCTTCCACTATCGCAACCTGGACGTCTCGACTGTCAAGGAGCTGGCCAAGCGCTGGAATCCGGGCGCGCTGGTCGGCTTCAGCAAGCGCAACGTCCACCTGGCGATGGACGACATCAAGGAATCGATCGCCGAGCTTTCGCACTATCGCCAGACCTTCCTGCGCCTCGAGGACGAGGACGGCGACGAGGAAGAGTAA
- the queG gene encoding tRNA epoxyqueuosine(34) reductase QueG: protein MTQPSPPGDAPDLTQLAERIKTWGRELGFQQVGIADVDLAEDEARLQRWLDAGHHGEMGFMAKHGTKRTRPAELEPGTVRVISVRLDYLPPEVETTKMLARPEKAYVSRYAVGRDYHKLMRKRLASLAKQIQAEIGPFGYRAFVDSAPVMERGLARKAGLGWFGKNAMLLNPKAGSLFFLGELYTDLPLPVDAPFETEHCGSCSACRTACPTDAIVEDKVVDARRCISYHTIELHGAIPEEFRAAMGNRVFGCDDCQLVCPFTRFTRASREADFAPRHDLDRADLVALFAWGEEEFLDRTAGSPIRRIGYERWLRNLAVGLGNAPWSETVEAALRARLAYPSDLVREHVRWALARQQEKKRNMIAVEA from the coding sequence ATGACCCAGCCGTCTCCCCCGGGCGACGCCCCCGATCTCACTCAGTTAGCCGAGCGCATCAAGACCTGGGGCCGCGAACTCGGTTTCCAGCAGGTGGGCATCGCCGACGTCGACCTGGCCGAGGACGAGGCGCGCCTGCAGCGCTGGCTCGACGCCGGCCATCACGGCGAGATGGGCTTCATGGCCAAGCACGGCACCAAGCGCACCCGCCCCGCGGAGCTCGAGCCCGGCACGGTGCGGGTGATCAGCGTGCGCCTGGACTACCTCCCGCCGGAGGTGGAAACCACCAAGATGCTGGCCCGGCCGGAGAAAGCCTACGTTTCCCGCTACGCGGTCGGGCGCGACTACCACAAGCTGATGCGCAAGCGCCTGGCGAGCCTGGCCAAGCAGATCCAGGCCGAGATCGGCCCCTTCGGCTATCGCGCCTTCGTCGATTCCGCCCCGGTGATGGAGCGCGGCCTGGCGCGCAAGGCCGGGCTCGGCTGGTTCGGCAAGAACGCCATGCTGCTGAACCCCAAGGCCGGCTCGCTGTTCTTCCTCGGCGAGCTCTACACCGACCTGCCGCTGCCGGTGGACGCGCCCTTCGAGACGGAGCACTGCGGCAGCTGCAGCGCCTGCCGCACGGCCTGCCCCACCGACGCCATCGTCGAGGACAAGGTGGTCGACGCACGACGCTGCATCTCCTACCACACCATCGAGCTGCACGGCGCCATCCCCGAGGAATTCCGCGCCGCCATGGGCAACCGGGTGTTCGGCTGCGACGACTGCCAGCTGGTGTGCCCCTTCACCCGCTTCACCCGGGCCAGCCGGGAGGCCGACTTCGCGCCGCGCCACGATCTGGATCGCGCCGATCTGGTCGCGCTGTTCGCCTGGGGCGAGGAGGAGTTCCTGGACAGGACAGCCGGCAGCCCGATCCGCCGGATCGGCTATGAGCGCTGGCTGCGCAACCTGGCGGTGGGGCTCGGCAATGCGCCCTGGAGCGAGACGGTGGAGGCCGCGCTACGCGCCCGGCTGGCGTATCCCTCGGACCTGGTCCGCGAGCACGTGCGCTGGGCGCTGGCGCGGCAGCAAGAGAAGAAGCGGAACATGATCGCCGTCGAGGCCTAG
- a CDS encoding NAD(P)H-hydrate dehydratase encodes MTASSEASGRALYRAEQVRELDRRTIAAGIAGFALMQRAAAAAFQVLREAWPEARSLSVLCGAGNNGGDGHVLAALAAAEGWTVQRVALKPVEALTGDARLAADMATAAGVGLEPWRPGLTLGGEVVVDALLGTGLAGEVRGDFREAIAAINEAERPVLAIDIPSGVHADTGAELGVAVKASRTVTFIGDKLGLHTGRGPALTGEVSFRSLEAPASSAADMAPAAELLHRDAIAAALPPRPLDAHKGDAGHALVLGGAPGFGGAALLAAEHAARLGAGKVSLATAPEHVTASLVRRPEVMVHGVRGAADLGELPGHADVLVVGPGLGQGSWGQAMLQAALDAGRPLVVDADALNLLASRFGGLTRDDWLLTPHPGEAGRLLGTSAAEVEADRPAAAAELQRRYGGTVVLKGAGSLIAGPSGLAVCPYGNPGMASGGMGDALSGILGALLAQGLDGESAARVGVMVHALAADEAAAAGGQRGLLAGDLASCARILVNPTMGE; translated from the coding sequence ATGACGGCATCGTCCGAGGCATCCGGCCGGGCGCTGTATCGCGCCGAGCAGGTCCGCGAGCTGGACCGTCGTACCATCGCCGCCGGCATCGCGGGCTTCGCGCTGATGCAGCGCGCCGCGGCGGCGGCCTTTCAGGTGCTGCGCGAGGCCTGGCCAGAGGCCCGCTCGCTCAGCGTGCTGTGCGGCGCCGGCAACAACGGCGGCGACGGCCACGTGCTGGCGGCGCTGGCCGCCGCCGAGGGCTGGACGGTGCAGCGTGTGGCGCTCAAGCCGGTGGAGGCGCTGACGGGCGACGCTCGCCTGGCCGCCGACATGGCCACCGCGGCGGGCGTGGGGCTCGAGCCATGGCGGCCGGGGCTCACGCTTGGCGGCGAGGTGGTGGTGGACGCGCTGCTCGGCACCGGGCTTGCCGGCGAAGTGCGCGGCGACTTCCGCGAGGCCATCGCCGCGATCAACGAAGCCGAGCGGCCGGTGCTGGCCATCGACATTCCCTCCGGCGTGCACGCCGATACCGGCGCCGAGCTCGGCGTGGCGGTCAAGGCCTCGCGCACGGTCACCTTCATCGGCGACAAGCTGGGGCTGCATACCGGCCGCGGCCCGGCGCTGACCGGCGAGGTGAGCTTTCGCTCACTCGAGGCGCCGGCATCTTCCGCGGCCGATATGGCGCCGGCGGCCGAGTTGCTGCACCGCGATGCCATCGCCGCGGCGCTGCCGCCGCGCCCGCTGGATGCCCACAAGGGCGATGCCGGCCATGCGCTGGTGCTCGGCGGGGCGCCGGGCTTCGGCGGCGCGGCGCTGCTGGCCGCCGAGCACGCCGCCCGGCTGGGCGCCGGCAAGGTCAGCCTGGCCACTGCGCCGGAGCACGTCACCGCGAGCCTGGTGCGCCGCCCCGAGGTGATGGTCCACGGCGTGCGCGGCGCCGCCGATCTCGGCGAGCTGCCGGGCCATGCCGATGTGCTCGTCGTCGGCCCCGGACTGGGGCAGGGCAGCTGGGGCCAGGCGATGCTGCAGGCCGCCCTCGACGCCGGCCGGCCGCTGGTGGTCGATGCCGACGCCCTCAACCTGCTGGCCAGCCGCTTCGGCGGCCTGACCCGTGACGACTGGCTTCTGACGCCGCATCCCGGCGAGGCCGGCCGCCTGCTGGGCACGAGTGCGGCCGAGGTGGAGGCCGACCGCCCGGCGGCGGCCGCCGAGCTGCAGCGCCGCTACGGCGGCACGGTGGTGCTCAAGGGCGCCGGCAGCCTGATCGCGGGGCCCTCGGGGCTCGCCGTGTGCCCCTACGGCAATCCGGGCATGGCCAGCGGCGGCATGGGCGATGCGCTGTCCGGCATCCTCGGCGCGCTGCTGGCCCAGGGGCTCGACGGCGAGAGCGCCGCCCGGGTCGGCGTGATGGTGCACGCCCTGGCCGCCGACGAGGCCGCCGCGGCGGGCGGCCAGCGTGGCCTGCTGGCCGGCGATCTGGCATCCTGTGCGCGAATTCTGGTCAACCCGACGATGGGCGAATGA